TTAATCAAAAAAGGTACcttactctgtttgaaaagcagTGGAGCATGTCCGGCAGCGCACAATCCCGGAgtatttacaagcagacacagtgtatagacagaaaagagagaacggacacattttggccgataaaataaagataaaggtgaagctataaaactgaaacgccctcaggaagaggtacttGAGACATCGCTAGCTGGCTAGCAGCGAACATCCTTCCGCCAACtttagtgttttagctacttctaaatcacaaatcctcgcctccatagcgacaaataaagtacgtttcttacaagaatcatccctgcaggacgaggactagctaaagatgcttcactacacgccgtaggaggatacaatggctcatcggcgtcaccgctaacaaaagctagcgtgcctgaatgtaaacaaacgccatgggtggatttacacatgacatccactgtaatgataccaagtacaatagcgtatctagtcgatgctactataactatcgatattttttaatgtcaaatcttgtttccttttttaataattcgtatttccttgaactgccgccagggcgttaattaatttaaaacctcttctcactccggcgcttacaaaaggcatgcggtaaattttggcctgcgcttaaaaatttgagtgtgatgtaaggataccatcataaaaagcacatttaattaaaaaaaggtttttatggtcttacctttacttataaatgaagtccatgcgcagctccttctgatcaaaagcatcgataacttgtttatagaagtcttccttatctttcttcagttttaaaactctctctgtctcgatggagatcttcctttattacctcctgctttgattgaaagtccagtttagaaaagtgttttattttagatatgtaatcctccatgttaaaagtgcaagcgagaggaaaaaataaacacgctgctcactcttgctgcttgttgtcacttcttctgcagccgagtagtcgcaagaaggatcactagcgccctctaccatcaggaggcgggagtcattaaatgactcatatttgacacacgcagctacggtatattaataaaacaaagctgcttactgtttttttagcatattcaatagcttcgaccttaaatcctactgaatagctcttaatcttcttcactttatgcgatttcaaatgattgaaatcagcctccattttgaaaatgatgacaggtgaagtgtcactcgttacgtgacgagtttgacccggcagaaattctagacatgcgctaataaaaataatattttgcgaaacgagtttgacccggcagtaattctaggcaggcgcataatgtatacccggcggcaattcaaggtaaTACGGTTTGTTTATAAAATCCGGAAATacttccctggacacatgaggactttaaatatgaccaatgtatgatcctgtaactacaaaatgtgtggtatcatccaaaagtaatatccaaacaacagaagaattaaTGATTACtacattttgacagaagtgtagatagaacatcccGAAATGGAAactaaccagatattaacagtaaatgaacaagtggattaataatctatttttacagcttgtccctcataattttgacaaaatactagaatgataaattacacaatatgttactgcctatgccagcagactaattatgagcctttgtttgtttacttactaataaaagacaacttttctagtatgttcactattgaatttaaggactaaattgcaacaagaaacatatgtttaatctaccctaagattttttgttaaaataaagccagtaatgcgaatgtgagtgtgaatgttgtctgtctatctgtgttggccctgcgacaagatggcgacttgtccagggtgtacgccgccttccgcccgattgtagctgagataggcaccagtgcccctcgtgaccccaaagggaataagcggtagaaaaattgatggatggatggaatgccctttttgtggtcccctttatttagaaaagtattttggtaccagtatcggtaccaaaatattggtatcgggacaaccttaGTGGCCACTTTAAATAAATTAAGTAGTTAGTTAGTAATATAATTAAGTTAGATAAGTGCTTGGCTGCACTAAATGTGCTGGTGGTGTTTGCCAACAGGCACATTCAGTATAATAATACCCATTAAAgaacaaatatgtattttttagaaGTGATGGGATCAATACCACTCTCCTGTCTGAATGAAGTGAATGCATCAAGAGAACATGGAGGAGGTGGATGTTAAAAATGGGAGGTTACTTACCACCCACCAGTAGTAAACATCAGAGGGCAGCTGGATGTTGTCTCTCGTCCACACAGGTGAGACATCTGGGTCATAGTTTTCATCAAACCAGTCCGATACCCCGGGGTCTCCAACACAACGAGGACAGGCACATGTTTTCTGTTGCTGGGAATCAGGGGGGTACAGTCTGTGGGCGCCCACGTAACTGGGCACCAGCTTCACCCGCCGAGACTCCTCCCATCCGGGCGGCTCCAGGTAGTTGAATCCGATGCTCCCCCGCAGAGAGACGGAGAAGAAGAGCGAGGTGAAAAAGATGAGAACCAGAGAGCCGAGGACGACCAGGACTCTGCGGGAACATCTGACCCCTCCGCTCCCTTCCACGTTAGGACCTGCGGCCCCCGACCCTTGGGGGGCTCGGCTTAGCCAAGGCCTCAGCTCTGAGAGTCTGGACGCACCTCTGAAGGGGCCACCACCCCAAAACCCCCAGCGTCTGTCCCGTTGCAGGGTGGAGGAAGGGATGCGGCCCCCCCATGGCCATGCGCCCACAACTGGGCCTGCCAGCTTACCCGGCCCACCTCTTCCTGCGCTTCTGAGGCCTGGTGACCGTGCTCGGGCCAAGCTGTTGTGCGGCGCCTCGGACTACGAGGTCACACACCCTGTCAttctagcacacacacacacacacacacacacacacacacacacacacacacacacacacacacacacacacacacacacacacacacacacacacacacacacacacacacacagtcacagtTAATGTGCACTTGGCAGTCTTCTGACGTCAGCTTGATTCGTCTCTTGCCTCACACGTTACAGTTGCATTTACTTCAAAGACACACAGCTGCAGTCTGAGAGGGTCGGAAGTTCTTTCTTTCCCATTAGGACTGATTCTTTATCCTGATCGCGACCCTCGCCGCCTTCATTTCCTGCCTCCTTGATGCCTTCCCGATTTTAACGGTCGTATCCAGGGGTGGAATCCAGCATAAAAGTAAGGGTCCACGCAGCCGGTCGTCTTCTTTCTCTCTGAGCCGCACTCTGGCTCAAACGCTCTGCTTTCTCTCCCTGCGCTCGGTGTCTTTAGTCGCACTGAAGTCGGAGCCCGGGAAAGCTGGCACTCTAGTTGAGAGCAGGGGAAAGAGGGAGGGACGAAGGCTGGAGGAGGAGGAGCGCTAAAAGGGAGAAATTCAGAACTGATGGGTATTGTGTCACGTCTTGAGCCACCCTAGACAAAAAGTAGCGTGACGTGGTCTTTCTTTTCTCCCACTGTACTTGCTCCCATTGCCACCTGCAGAGGGACTATTTTAAACTGACCCTTTTCTTTCCGTGCTCCGCGTGAGCATCTTTGCTTGGGGCATTGTCGGGTCACGATCTTCACATGCTCCTTAAAGACAAACCCCCTCGCCACTTAGTCAGTCACGTCCTTGAGGGCTTCCAGAAATAAACCCAGACAACTTAAGCAAAGGATCCCGAAAGCATCGTAAGATGATGTTTTTAGGTCTGTTTGGTTGCGGGATGGCAGGCCGGGGTGggtggagtaaaa
The nucleotide sequence above comes from Nerophis ophidion isolate RoL-2023_Sa linkage group LG12, RoL_Noph_v1.0, whole genome shotgun sequence. Encoded proteins:
- the st3gal2 gene encoding CMP-N-acetylneuraminate-beta-galactosamide-alpha-2,3-sialyltransferase 2; this encodes MPQAKMLTRSTERKGAPPPPAFVPPSFPCSQLECQLSRAPTSVRLKTPSAGRESRAFEPECGSERKKTTGCSEAPHNSLARARSPGLRSAGRGGPGKLAGPVVGAWPWGGRIPSSTLQRDRRWGFWGGGPFRGASRLSELRPWLSRAPQGSGAAGPNVEGSGGVRCSRRVLVVLGSLVLIFFTSLFFSVSLRGSIGFNYLEPPGWEESRRVKLVPSYVGAHRLYPPDSQQQKTCACPRCVGDPGVSDWFDENYDPDVSPVWTRDNIQLPSDVYYWWVMLQPQFKSHSIQQVLLRLFQVIPGRSPYGSWDPARCLRCAVVGNSGNLRGAAYGTTIDEHNYVMRINLAPTVGYEEDAGSHTTHHFMYPESAKNLAANVSFVLVPFKTLDLLWITSALSSGQIRFTYAPVKQFLRVDKDKVQIFNPAFFKYIHDHWTRHHGRYPSTGMLVLFFALHVCDEVNVFGFGADGRGNWHHYWEQNRYAGEFRKTGVHDADFEAQIIERLAQAGKITVFPGK